DNA from Halorarum salinum:
CATCGGCCTCGCCGCGTGGACCCAGGCCGCCGGCGGTTCGGTGCTCGGCGCGTCGATGGCCCACCTGCTGGTGTACGGCTTCATGAACACCGGCGCGTTCCTGTTCGTCGCGCTCGCCGAACACTGGGAGATCGGCCGGACGTTCGAGGACTACGCGGGACTCGGCGCCCGCGCGCCGATGGCCAGCGTGGCCATGTCCGTGTTCATGTTCTCGCTCGCGGGGCTGCCGCCGTTCGGCGGCTTCTTCTCGAAGTACTTCCTGTTCGCGGCGGCCGTGGGCGCGGGCTACTGGTGGCTCGCGGCCGTCGGCGCGATCAACAGCGCGCTGTCGCTGTTCTACTACAGCCGCGTCGTGAAGGCGCTCTGGTTCGACGAGGCGACGACGGAGTTCGACCTCGGCGAGACGCCGACGGCGCTGTACGCCGCGGTCGTGTTCGCCGCGGTCGCGACGCTGCTGCTGCTGCCCGGCTTCGGCCCGGTCATCGAGACGGCCGAGGCGGCCGCGGCGGCGCTCGTTCCCTAGCCGTCGGGGTTTCTCGTTCGACGGTTCCGCGGGTTTTCGTTCGGCAGTTCTCGATCGATGAGCGTCGCGGCTGCCGTGGTGGTCTCGAACGTTCCCGCGGCTCTCGGTTTCGGGGCTAGTCCGTTGGTCGTGCCGTAGCTCCCGAAAGCCCCAGCGGTTCTCGACTCGGGGCCTCGCTGCGCTCCTTAGTCGCTCACTCCGTTCGCTCCTTGCGGTGCTAGCTTCGTCCGCCTTCGCCGAGAACCGCGGCCCCTTTCAGTCCCACCCGGACCGCCCCTCGTCCTCCCTTACCTCGGAGCACGCTCCTCGGAACTCACCCTCGCTCGCAGGCTCGCTCGCGTGACCAGCCTCCTGCGCTCCTCGCCTCGGTCGCTCACTACGCTCGCTCCCTCGGCTCCGGGTGCTCGTCCCTCGCGCGCGTGTGCTCGCGCCACAGGGGCGCTCGCGTCGCACGCGCCGGCCGGTTCGTCGTCCAGTCGTCGCGACCCGGGGAGGCCGACGCGAACCCCACACCCGCCTCAGCCCGTGAGCGAGTTGTTCGCGACCCGGTTCCCCGAGGACCGGACGACGGACACGCCGCGGGCGTTGTCCGAGCCGACGTTGCCCGCGACCACGTTGTCGTCGCTCGAGATAAGGAGCACGGCGGTGTCGCTGCTCGATCGGATCACGTTGTCCGTGACCCGGTTTTCGTCGCTGGAGCGGAGTCTGACCCCGACCGCGTTCCCGTCGGCGACGTTGCCCGAGACGACGTTCCCGCTCGACAGGTCCGCGAGGAAGATCCCGTAGAACCGGTTCGACACCGCGTTGTCGACGACCCGGTTCCCGTCGGCGGCCGAGAGCCAGACGCCGGCCATCCGGTTCCCGGTCGCGTCGGTTCCGGTCACCACGTTCTCGTGGGCGCCGATCAGGACGACGCCGAACTCGTTGCCCGTCGCGGTGGTGTTCGAGAGCGTGTTGTTCCGGGCGCCCCCCTCGACGAGGTGGACGCCGAACAGCCCGTTGCCGGTCGCCGTGTTGTTCGCGAGCGTGTTGTTCGCGCTCGATTCCAGCAGCGAGATGCCCCTGAGTCGGTTGTCGCGGGCGACGTTGTCGGCGACCCGGACCTCGCGCGCGTTCAGGAGCGAGAGCCCCACCCGGTTGTCCGCCGTGACGGTGCCGGCGACCGACCCGTTCGCGACGCCGACGTACCTGATCCCGTCGTCCCAGCCGGTGACGGTCACGTTCCGGACGGTCACGTTCGAGAGGGTCCCGCCCCCGTCCGCCCGGACGACGACGCCGGCGGTGCCGAACGTCCCGACCCCGTCGACCCGGTGGCCGCCCCCGACGAGGACGACGTCGTCCGACCGGATCCGGATGCAGGTGGACGCCTCGCCGTCGACGAGGTCCGCGGTCAGCACGTACCTGCCGGGGTCGGCGATCACCGTACACGAGTCGACGGCCGTGGCGCCGCCGTCGCCCGCAGCCGAGTCCCCGCCCAGCGACGGGGCGGCGGGGGCGGCGGGCGACCCGTCGACGAGCAGCCAGGTCCCGCCGGCGAGGACGCTCGCGAGCAGCAGCGCCAGCGCGAGCGCGCCCGGGCGGGGGCCGTCACCGTCGCGCATCGGTCGGAATCGGTCCGGGACGGCCAAAGTTTTATCGCGGGTCCGGCCCCCGGACGCGCGGTTGGGTTACCTCGGGCGGCCTACTCCCCGAACTTCTCGACCTCGCGCTCGCGGAGTTCGATGCGCCGGGTCTTGCCCGACGAGGTCTTGGGCAACTCGTCCACGAACTCGACCCGCCGCGGGTACTTGTACGGCGCCGTCTCCTCCTTCATGTACTCCTGGAGCTCGCCGGTGAGATCCTCCGAGCCCGAGTACCCGTCCGCGAGGACGACGTACGCCTTCACGACGTTCCCGCGCTCGTCGTGCGGGGAGGCCACGGCGGCGGCCTCCGCGACCGCCTCGTGGCTCACCAGCGCGTCCTCCACCTCGAACGGGCCGATGCGGTAGCCCGCCGAGAGGATGATGTCGTCCGCGCGGCCCTCGAAGAAGAAGTAGCCGTCCTCGTCGAGGCTCGCGAGGTCGCCCGTCCGGTAGTAGTCGCCCGAGAACGTCCTCTCGTCCAGGTTTGGCTTCTCGAAGTAGCCGTCGAAGATGCCCGGGTTGCCCACCGGGACGGCGATCTCGCCGATCTCGTCCGTCCCGACCTCCTCCTCCTCCTGGGTGTCGATGACGGTCGTGCCCAGCCCGGGCGTCGGCTTGCCCATCGAGCCCTCCTTCACGTCGATGCCGGGGTAGTTCGACACGAGCGCGACCGTCTCGGTCTGCCCGTAGCCGTCCCGGGGCGTGATCCCGTAGGCGTCCTGGAGCGCCTCGATCGGCTCGCGGTTCAGCGGCTCGCCCGCCGAGAGCGCCTCCGTCAGGTCGAGGTCGTACGCCGAGAGGTCCGTCTGGGTGAACATCCGGTACTGGGTCGGCACCGCACACAGGCGGGTGACCCCCTCCGCCTCCATCACGGAGAGGAACTCGTCGGCGTCGAACTCGCCCTCGTACAGGAGCTGTGAGGCTCCGGTCGTCAGGCCGACGCCGACGGGCGACCAGAACCACTTCGCCCAGCCGGTCCCCGTGGTCGCCCACAGCAGTTCCTCGTCGAGGTCGACCGGGTCGCTCCCGTCGTCGCCCGAGGCGGCACCGCTCGCCGCCGAGGTGTCGTCGCCCGGCGCCGTCGTCCCCTCGGCGGTGATCCCCCACCAGTACGGGCCGTTCACCAGTTCGAACGCGCGCATCCAGCGGTGCCGGTGGAGCACGGGCTTGGGCTGGCCGGTCGTCCCGGAGGTGTAGTTGATGCTCATCGGCTCTTGCGCGCCGATGGCGGGGCCGTCGTGTTCGTCCGGCTGGCCGTCGAGCAGGTCCCCGAACGACTCCCAGCCGTCGACGTCGCCGTCGAGCGCGATCAGCGTCGAGAGGGGGGTGTCCTCGACCACCGGCTCGACCATGTCGGCCAGGTCCGCGTGGGCAACCATCGTCGTCGCCTCGCAGTCGTTCGCGCGGAACGCGAGGTCCTTCGGCTTCAGCATCGCCGAGCAGGGGACCAGCAGCGCGCCACGCTTCAGCGCGCCCAGCTGGATGGCGAAGGCGTCCGGGTGCCGGGGGACGAGATGCATCACGCGGTCGCCCTCGCCGACGCCCAGTTCGGCGAGCGCGTTCGCGAACCGGTTCGTGTCGCGGGCCAGGTCGGCGTACGTTCGCTCCGCGCGCGTCCCCCCGTCGTCGAGGAACGTCACCGCGACCCGGTCGCCGTGGGCCGCCGCGTGGCCCTCGACGACCGCCGGCAGGTTGTAGTCGTCCGGGACGTCCCACTCGAACTCCGCAACCGCGTCCTCGTATGACACCGCCATACGCGAGGGTGGAAACTATGTGGGTTAATCGTTTGGGTCGTGACCGGGGGTCAGCGAGCGATTCGCCCCCCTCCGACCCCACCGGGGCGACCGGCGAGCCGCCGACCAAGGCGACGAACGGCAGCGACACGTACGCGTCCGACGACGGCCCGGACAGTTAACAACCCACCCGCGGACGAATCGTCAATGAACACGTGGCGCCGCCGGACGGCAGTCTACCTCGCGGCCATCGCGGCGATCATCCTCGCGTACGCGATCGCCTACCACGAGGCCATGCGTGTCTTCGAGGGCGAGCAGCAGACGTTCCTGCACTCGCTCCAGATCGTGGTGGAGACGTTCACCACGACCGGGTTCGGCTCCGACTCGCCGTGGGAGTCGGACGCGATGAACCTCCTCGTGATCGTGATGGACGTCACCGGCGTCCTGCTCATCTTCACGGCGCTCCCGGTGTTCGTGTTCCCCCTGTTCGAGGAGATGCTCTCGACCACGCCACCCACGGCCGTCGAGGACCTCTCCGGCCACGTCGTCGTCTGTGCACACACCTCCCGGGGGCGCGTGCTCCGGAACGAACTCGTCGCGTTCGACGTGCCGTACGTGTTCGTCGTCGGGGACGAGGACGAGGCGATCGACCTCCACGAGGGCGGCGAGCCGGTCGTCCACGGCGACCCGGAGGACGTCGACACCCTCCGGGCCGCCAACGCCGAGCGGGCGACCGCGCTGGTCGCGGACGCCGACGACGAGACGAACGCGAGCGTCGTGCTCTCGGCCCGCGAGGTGTCCGAGACGCTCCGCGTGGTGAGCCTCGTCGAGGACGAGGACGTCGCCGACTACCACCGGTACGCCGGCGCGGACGAGGTCGTCTCGCCCCGGCGGGCGCTCGGGCAGAGCCTCGGCGCGAAGGCGACCCAGACGGTGTCCGACGAACTGGGCGAGGCGGTCGAACTCGGCGAGCACTTCGAGGTGGCCGAACTGCTGGTCCACCGCGACAGCCCGCTCGCCGGGCGGACCGTCGCCGACGCGGGCGTCGGCGAGCGGACCGGCGCGAACATCATCGGCGCCTGGGTGAGCGGCGAGTTCGAGTCGCCGCCGGACCCCGACCGCGTGCTCGACGAGCACACCGTCGTCCTCGCCGCCGGCAGCGAGGAACAGCTCGAGGCGCTGAAACGGCTCACCCTCTCGGAGACGCGGAGGCACCGGCGCGGCCCGGTGATCGTCGCCGGCTACGGCGTCGTCGGGCGGGCGGCCGCCACCGAACTCGCCGCGACCGAGGAGGTGGTCGTGGTCGACCGGGAGGACAAGCACGGCGTCGACGTGGTCGGCGACGTGACCGACCGGGCCACCCTGGAGGAGGCCGGGATCGACGAGGCCCGGTCGGTGCTCATCGCGCTCGGGTCGGACACGACGACCGTGTTCACCGCGCTCGCGGTGAAACAGGTCGCTCCGGAGGTGGAGATCATCGCCCGGGCGAACGACCCCGAGAGCGTCCCGAAGCTGTACCGCGCCGGCGCCGGCTACGTGCTCGCGCTCTCGACCGTCTCCGGACGGATGCTGGCGTCGTACCTGCTCGAGGAGGACGTGCTCCGCCCGGAGTCCCAGATCGAACTCGTCCGGATGAGCGCCCCCCACCTCCGCGGCCGGTCGCTCGGCGGGGCCGACGTGCGCGCCCGGACCGGATGTACGGTCGTCGCCATCGAACGCGACGGCGCCGTGATCGGCGACGTCGGGCCGGACACGGTCGTCCGAAAGGGGGACACGCTCGTCGTCGCCGGCACCGACGAGTCGGTCGCCCGGTTCAGCGAGCGACTCGCCTGACCCCCGCGGGCCCGAGCGGCGCGACGGGCGAACCCGCGACCACCCAGGCGACGAACAGCAGCGCCCCGGCCAGTTCCGGGAGCGCCAGCCCGGGGCCCGGTCGGATTCGGGCGATCCACGCGGCCCAGACGAGGAGGTGGAGTCCGGCGGCGACCAGCGCCGCCCGCCCCCCGGTCGTCGTCAGCCGGCCGAGGCCGTCGACCGCCATCGTCGCCGTCGCGAGCAGGTAGAACGCGAGCGCGGCGGGGAAGTGAAGCGGGCCGCCGGCCGGAAACGCCCCGACGCCCGCCATCGCGACCACCGAGAGCGCGAACGTCGCCGCCGGGATGCGCCCCGCCCCCTCCCCGGCCCGCCACAGCGCCCACGCGTACGGGAGCGCGAACGCGCCCCCGAGGAGGAGGCCCCCGTTGAAGGGGGGCGCCGTCCCCGGGGCGACGCCGAGGTCCGAGAGCGCGTCCGCCCGCCAGGAGAACCACGGCGCGACGAGCGCCGCCGCGAGGATGGCGAGGACCGTGCCGACGGCCGCGGCAGCGCCGACGACCGCGGCGGGCCGCGAACGCGATCGGGTTGCCATCGAGGGCCGTCTCTCGGCGGGGGGTGATAGTCGTTCGTGAACCGCCGACGGCGAGTCGAGTTCCGTTCCGGGTCCCCGGCGAGCCGAGTCCCGTTTCGGGCCCCGGCGGGCCAGTCCCGTTCCGGATCCCCGGCGGAGCCGGTCGCTCGCGGTCGGCGCCGGAATCGGCCGCCGGACTTCCGGCTCCCGCACCCTTTTGCCAGTTCCGGGCACAGAGCGACCATGACGCTCACCCTCCCGTCGATCGGGCTCGGCACCTCCGGCATGGACGACTCCGAGGAGTGCACCGCGGCCGTGGCCGAGGCCCTCGAGACGGGCTACCGCCACGTCGACACCGCCCGGATGTACGGCAACGAGGCCGCCGTGGGGGAGGGACTCGCCCGCGCCGACGTCCCGCGGGAGGAGGTGACGCTCGCGACGAAGGTCCACCCCGACGACCTCGCCTACGACGACGCGAAGCGCACGGCACGGGAGTCGCTCGACCGCCTCGGCGTCGACTCGGTCGACATGCTGTACGTCCACTGGCCGACGTCGGCGTACGACCCGGAGGGGACGCTGCGCGCGATGGACGAACTCCGCGACGAGGGGGTCTGCGAGCACGTCTGCCTCTCGAACTTCACGCCGGACCTGCTCGCGGAGGCCCGGGAGCGACTCGACGCGCCAGTCGCGGCCCACCAGGTCGAGTGTCACCCCCGGCTCCGACAGGAGGAACTCCGGGCGGACGCCCGCGAGCACGGCTACCCGCTCGTCTGCTACTCGCCGCTCGGACAGGGGGAACTGCTGGACGATCCGACCCTCTCGGAGATCGCGGGAAAGCACAGCTCCCCGACCGCGGCGGTCTGTCTCGCGTGGGCGTTCCAGCAGGACGCGCTCGTCCCGATCCCGAAGGGGACGGGCGAGCACGTGCGGGCCAACTACGGGGCGCTCAATCTCACGCTCGACGCCGAGGACCTCGACCGGATCGCGGGGCTCGAGGAACGCCGGTTCGTGGACCCCGACTCGGCCCCCTGGAACTGACGGCGCGGGGCCGACGAGGCGGGTGAGCGCCACGGTGACCCGAGCACGGCCCGCGGGAGAACGTAGCGCGGTCGCGGCGGTCAGCGGAGCGAGGGTCGCCGGCCGAGGAGGCGGTTCAGGAGGAGCAGGCCGAGGTAGCCGATCAGCCCAACCGTGAACACCAGCACGGGCAGGATGAACGGCCCGAACGTCTCCACGAGCGCGTCGACCGGACCCAGTCCCATGGCCCGGGCGTCGCGCGCGAACGGTTTACCGCTTCGGGTCGGCGTCGGCCGGCACGGTGCCTGCCGCCCCGAGCGGAGTGCCGCCCGCCGTCGCGCCCGCGCCGTCTCTGACGGTGACGTCCCGCCGGGGGAACGGGATCTCGATGCCCGCCTCCCGGAGCCCGTCGTGGATGCCGCGGTTCAGCCGGTGGGTCGCCTTCGCGTTCCGGGTCGGCGACGCGACCCAGCAGAGCAGTTCGTACTCCAGCGCCGAGTCGCCGAACGAGCGGAAGCGCATCCGCGGACGCGGCGAGTCGAGCACGAGCGACTCGGCCTCGGCGACGCCGATCACCAGCGCCTCGAACTCGTCGAGGTCGGTCCCGTAGGCGACGCCGATCGGCACCCGTATCCGGCGTCGACGGCCCGGCGCGGACTGGTTGATGACCCGCGACGCGTTGAGCACGGAGTTTGGCACCGTGACCAGCACCTCGTCGCGGGTCCGGAGCGTGGTCGACCGGACGCCGACCTTGACGACGGTGCCCGCGTCGCCCGAGTCGAGTTCCACGTAGTCGCCGACGCGGTAGGTGTCGTCGAAGTAGAGCGCGATGCCGCCGAAGAAGTTGGCCACCGTGTCCTTCGCGGCGAAGCCGACCGCGATGCCGGCGATGCCCGCGCCGGCAAGCAGCGGCGACACGTCGATCCGCCAGATCGAGAGGACGAGCGCCAGCGCGCCGACGAGCACCGCGAGCGTCCAGACGTTCGAGACGACGGGCGCGAAGTCGTAGCGCGCGCCCGACCCCTGGAGGTGGTCGACCGTCCGGTTCACCGCGTCGTTGAGCGCCCACGCCCACAGGAGGACGACGACGGTGAGCGCCGGCCGGCCGAAGAACGACTCCAGCGTCGCCGGCGCCACGGGCACCGCCGCGACGACCGCGGGGAGTCGCGTGAGCGCGTACACGCCGACGAGCGCGAAGGTGAGCACGAACGGGACGCGCACCGCCTCGAGGACCCCTTCGTCCAGTTCCGTCTCCGTCCGGGCGACCGCCCGGCGGGCGAGCGCGACGGCGCCGACCTCCGCGAGGACGGCCGCGCCGAGGGAGGCGGCGAGCACGGCGACCGCGGCCTGCCACGGGGGGAGCGAGTTCACCGTCGTGCCGACGTCCATGCCGCCCGGAACCCGGGGGACGGGATAACCCTTCCCGTCCGTCCCGTCTGTTCAGGTTTATCCCCGATAGCGCCCAATCCCGTGCCGTGTATCGAACGGGCCACCTCGGCGTGGCGATGGCGCTGTTCGCGCCGGTCGCCCACTGGCTGGTGACCGCGGGCTATCCGGGCCTCGCCGTCCTGACGGGCGCGGCGGCGCTGGCGCTCGCGGTCGTGCCCGACCTCGACCTGTCGGTGCCGGGGCTCTCCCACCGCGGGGTCACCCACTCGCTCGCCTTCGCGCTGGCCGCGGGCGCCTGCTGTGGGGCGCTCGCGGCCCGGGGCCTGCCGGCGCTCGGCGTCGCCGTCCCCCCCGCGGTGTCCGCCTTCGCCTTCGGCTTCCTGCTCGGGTTCGGGTCGATACTCGGTCACCTCGCGGCCGACGTCATCACCCCGATGGGGGTGCCGTTCCTCTGGCCGGCGTCCCGTCGGTGGTCGCTGGGCGTGACGCCGTCGCGGGACCCGGTCTGGAACGGGGGCCTGTTCGCGCTCGGGACGGCCTCGCTTGGGCTGTCGATGGGACTCGCGCTCGGAGCGGTCTGACCGGGGTGGGCGCCGACCCGCAGCGAACGCGTGGCGCTCACCGACTCCCGTACTCGAACCCGAGCGCGCGCGAGACGTGGACCACACGCCGGACCAGCCACCCGCCGCCCCCGACCGCGAGCAGGCCGAGGACGGTCAGCGCGATGGCGTCCGGGTGCGCCCGGTCGAGCGCGCAGGCCAGCGTCTCGGTCGCGCAGGCGCCGAACAGTTCCCGCCGGATCGCGCCGAGGTACACCAGCGCGGCCCCCATGCCGGCCGACGCGACGCCGGCGAGCGCCCGGCGTCCGACCTCGGCGGCCGTCGGCGGGTCGGCCGTGATCGCCTCCACGTCCGCCCGCCGGGGCCCGGCGGCCCGCGAGCACAGCGCGGACCCCAGCAGGAGCAGCGCGGCCGGCGCGAGCAGGAAGCCGATGGACGTCGTCCCGACGACGGCGAGCGTCGCCTCGAGGAGGGCGGCCAGCGGGACGAGCGCGGTTCGGCCCGTCCACGCGCCGACGGCGCCCGCGAGCGGGAGGAGGAGGGCGCCGACGAGCACCCACCAGGCGTAGAAGACGTCGGCGAGCGGGTCGGGGAGCAGGAGGACGACCCCCGCGACGGCGCCGGCCACGACCGAGAGGGCGGCCAGCAGGCGGCCGACCCGTCGGAACGACGCGGACTGATTCGGAGGCATACGTCCACTTGGCCGGCAGCCGACAAGTACTCTCGGCGGAGCTCGCCGTGCGTCCGGGTTCGGGCGGTACGGTCCCGTTTCCTCCCCGAAGGAGCGAGTAGGCCGACGTTTCTCCCCGCCGGCGCCGTCCGGGCCGACGGTCCGGAGCCGACGCTTTAAGCCACGGCTCGCCGAACCCACCGCCCATGAGCGACCAGGCCGACGTCGAGCCCGCCCTGAACGACGACGCCCAGCGACGGTTCCCGGTCCCCGACTACGAGGACGTCCCCGAGGACCTCCGGGAGCGCATCGCCGAGGAGACGGAGCGGGCCGGCTTCACGCCGAACGTCTTCGCCGCGCTGGCGTACAAGCCGAGCCACTTCCGCGCGTTCGTCGACTACCACGACGCGCTCGTCGACGACACCGCCCTCGACCGCGAGGAGGTGGAGATGATCATCGTCGCCGTCTCCGGGCGGAACCACTGCCTCTACTGCAACGTCGCCCACGGCGCGCTCGTGCGCATCTACGCGAAGGATCCGCAACTGGCCGACCAGCTCGTCTCGAACCACCGGACCGCGGACGTGAGCGACCGTCGGATGGCGATGCTGGAGGTGGCGGTGAAGCTGACCGAGGAGCCGGACGCCGTGACGGAGGCCGACCTCGACATGCTCGTGGAGGCGGGTTTCAGCGAGGAGGAGGTGTGGGACGTCGGCGCGATCGCCGCCTTCTTCAACCTCAGCAACCGGATGGCGACGTTCGCCGACTGGCGCCCGAACGGGGAGTTCTACACGCTCGGCCGGTAGCGGTCGCTCGGGAACGGAAACTGGAGTACGGGGGACTCGGGAAACGGACGAGGCGGTGTGAGACGCCCGTTCAGGCCGCGTCGGCCTCGTACGGCTCCGGGACCGCGGCGATGAGGTCGAGCGGGTCCGCGTCGCCCTCGACGGTCACGGTGTCGGTCCCCTCGTCGGCGCGCACGTCCTCGACGCCCGCCACGTCCGAGAGCGCCGTCTCGACGCTCTCCTCGCAGCCGCCGCAGGTCATGCCGGTCACGTGGAGTTCGGTTGGCATGGGGGAGGCTACGGACGCCGTCCCAAAGCGGGTTTCGGTTCGCCGCCCGCCGGCGACGCCCGGGAGTTTGGTTTCCAAATTACTCGGGCGGATAGAGGGTTAGGTACCAAAGTTTACTCCCCGTTCATCCGAACTACGAAAGTGGAAAGCCGCTTGAAGGTGGAGCCCCTACGAACGCGTAATGAGCGAGCGAACCCGCGTCACCGTCGGGATAACCGGCATGACCTGCGCGAACTGCTCGGCGACCATCGAGGACGCGCTGGCGGATCTCGAGGGCGTCTCGGCGGACGTGAACTACGCGACCGACGAGGCGACCGTCGAGTACGACCCGGAGCGTACCTCGCTCTCGTCCGTGTTCGGGGCGATCGAGGACGCCGGCTACGAGCCGATCGCGGAGACGGTTTCGGTCGGTATCACGGGGATGACCTGCGCCAACTGCTCTGGGACCATCGAGGACGCCGTGGGAGCGCTCCCCGGCGTCTTCGACGTGGACGCGAACTACGCGACCGACGAGGCCACCGTGAGCTACGTGCCGTCGGCGACGACGCGCGCGGAGATCTACGACGCCGTCGAGGCGGCGGGCTACGAGCCCATCCGCGGCGACGACGGGGAGGGCGGCGAGGCCTCCGAATCCGATCGCCGCGAGGCGGCCCGGGAGGGCGAGATCCGGCGACAGCTCAGGCTGACCCTGTTCGGCGCCGCGCTGACCGCGCCGCTCCTGCTGTTCATGGCCGACAACCTGCTGCTCGGGGGGAGCCTGCTTCCGGACGAGGTGGCGGGCTACTCCGTCGGCTGGGCCGAGTTCCTGCTCGCGACGCCGGTCCAGATCGTGCTCGGCAAGCCGTTCTACGAGAACTCCTACAAGGCGCTCGTGAAGAACGGGCGCGCGAACATGGACGTGCTCATCGCGCTGGGCTCGACGACGGCGTACGTCTACTCCGTCGTCGCGCTGATCGGCGTGCTCCCGGAGGCCGGCCTCTACTTCGACACGGCCGCGCTCATCCTCGTGTTCATCACGCTCGGCAACTACCTCGAGGCCCGATCGAAGGGCCGGGCGAGCGAGGCGCTCCGCTCGCTGCTGGAGATGGAGGCCGAGACGGCGACGGTCGTCCGGGAGGACGACGGGGCGTCGGAGACGCCCCGGGCGGACGGCGAAGCAGTCGACGCCCGCGAGGAGGAGGTCCCACTGGAGGACGTCCAGGTCGGCGACCGACTGAAGGTCCGCCCCGGCGAGAAGATCCCGACGGACGGCGTCGTCCGGGAGGGCGAGTCGGCGGTCGACGAGTCGATGGTCACCGGCGAGTCGATGCCCGTCTCGAAGGAACCGGGCGACGAGGTCGTCGGATCGACCGTGAACGAGAACGGCGTGCTGATCGTCGAGGCGACGAAGGTCGGCGAGGAGACGGCGATCCAGCAGATCGTCCAGCGCGTGAAGGAGGCGCAGTCGCGCCAGCCCGAGATCCAGAACGTCGCGGACCGCATCTCGGCGTACTTCGTCCCCGCGGTCGTCGCGAACGCCCTGCTGTGGGGCGCCGTCTGGTATCTCGCGCCCGAGGCGCTCGCCGGGTTCGTGAGCGGCCTCCCGCTGTGGGGGCTCGCGGCGAGCGGCCCGGCCGCGGTCGGCGCCTCGGAGTTCGCCGTGCTCGTGTTCGCCGCCGCGGTGCTCATCGCCTGCCCCTGCGCGCTGGGGCTCGCGACGCCCGCGGCGACGATGGTCGGGACCGGCATCGGCGCCCGGAACGGCGTGCTGTTCGAGGGCGGCGACGTCCTGGAGCACGTGAAGGACGTGGACGCGGTCGTCTTCGACAAGACGGGGACGCTCACGGAGGGCGAGATGACGCTCACCGACGCCCGCGTCGTGACGCCCGCGGCCGACGGGGCCGTGCCGGAGGACGCGGGGACAGCCGACGCCGAGGCCGGCGCGGGACGCCCGAGGGACGTGACCGAGTCGTTCCTCCTCGAGGTCGCGGCGACCGCCGAGAGCGGGAGCGAGCACCCCATCGGCGAGGCGGTCGTCGCCGGCGCCGGCGAGCGCGGCGTCGAATCCGGCGAGCTCGACGTGCTCCAGAACGTCTCCGGCCGGGGCATCCGCGCGCGGACCGAGCACGGCACCGTCGTCGTCGGCAAGCCGGACCTGCTCGCCGACGAGGGCGCGGACCCCGAGCCGGCGCGGGACGCGATGGCCGAACTGGAGGAGGAGGGCAAGACCGCCGTCCTCGTCGCGCTCGACGGGGAACTGCTCGGCGTGCTCGCGGTCGCCGACGAGGTGAAGCCGACCGCGGCGGAGGCGGTCGCGTCGCTCCGGGAGCGCGGCGTGACGGTCCACATGATCACGGGCGACAACGAGCGGACCGCCCGCGCGGTCGCCCGGGAGGTCGGCATCGACGGCGCGAACGTCCGGGCGGGCGTCCTCCCGGAGGACAAGGCCGACGCGGTCGAGTCGATCCAGGCCGACGGCTCGAGGGCGATGATGGTCGGCGACGGCGTCAACGACGCGCCGGCGCTCGCGTCCGCCTTCGTCGGCGTCGCCATCGGCTCGGGCACCGACGTCGCCATCGAGGCCGCCGACGTGACCCTGATGCGCTCGGACCCGCGGGACGTGGTGAAGGCGATCAACGTCTCGGAGGGGACGCTCGCGAAGATCGAGCAGAACCTGTTCTGGGCGCTCGGCTACAACACCGCGATGATCCCGCTGGCCTCGCTGGGGCTGCTCCAGCCGGTGCTGGCGGCCGGCGCGATGGCGTTCTCGTCGGTGTCGGTGCTCGCGAACAGCATGCTGTTCCGGAAGTACGAGCCCGACGACCGCTACCGCCTCCTCGGCCGGTTCCGGTAGCCTCCCGCGGTACGGCGGCGGTCGCCCGGGCGCGGACGCCGCTCCGGCGGGGCGGCGGTGCCGACGTTCT
Protein-coding regions in this window:
- a CDS encoding acyl-CoA synthetase, yielding MAVSYEDAVAEFEWDVPDDYNLPAVVEGHAAAHGDRVAVTFLDDGGTRAERTYADLARDTNRFANALAELGVGEGDRVMHLVPRHPDAFAIQLGALKRGALLVPCSAMLKPKDLAFRANDCEATTMVAHADLADMVEPVVEDTPLSTLIALDGDVDGWESFGDLLDGQPDEHDGPAIGAQEPMSINYTSGTTGQPKPVLHRHRWMRAFELVNGPYWWGITAEGTTAPGDDTSAASGAASGDDGSDPVDLDEELLWATTGTGWAKWFWSPVGVGLTTGASQLLYEGEFDADEFLSVMEAEGVTRLCAVPTQYRMFTQTDLSAYDLDLTEALSAGEPLNREPIEALQDAYGITPRDGYGQTETVALVSNYPGIDVKEGSMGKPTPGLGTTVIDTQEEEEVGTDEIGEIAVPVGNPGIFDGYFEKPNLDERTFSGDYYRTGDLASLDEDGYFFFEGRADDIILSAGYRIGPFEVEDALVSHEAVAEAAAVASPHDERGNVVKAYVVLADGYSGSEDLTGELQEYMKEETAPYKYPRRVEFVDELPKTSSGKTRRIELREREVEKFGE
- a CDS encoding potassium channel family protein; amino-acid sequence: MNTWRRRTAVYLAAIAAIILAYAIAYHEAMRVFEGEQQTFLHSLQIVVETFTTTGFGSDSPWESDAMNLLVIVMDVTGVLLIFTALPVFVFPLFEEMLSTTPPTAVEDLSGHVVVCAHTSRGRVLRNELVAFDVPYVFVVGDEDEAIDLHEGGEPVVHGDPEDVDTLRAANAERATALVADADDETNASVVLSAREVSETLRVVSLVEDEDVADYHRYAGADEVVSPRRALGQSLGAKATQTVSDELGEAVELGEHFEVAELLVHRDSPLAGRTVADAGVGERTGANIIGAWVSGEFESPPDPDRVLDEHTVVLAAGSEEQLEALKRLTLSETRRHRRGPVIVAGYGVVGRAAATELAATEEVVVVDREDKHGVDVVGDVTDRATLEEAGIDEARSVLIALGSDTTTVFTALAVKQVAPEVEIIARANDPESVPKLYRAGAGYVLALSTVSGRMLASYLLEEDVLRPESQIELVRMSAPHLRGRSLGGADVRARTGCTVVAIERDGAVIGDVGPDTVVRKGDTLVVAGTDESVARFSERLA
- a CDS encoding aldo/keto reductase gives rise to the protein MTLTLPSIGLGTSGMDDSEECTAAVAEALETGYRHVDTARMYGNEAAVGEGLARADVPREEVTLATKVHPDDLAYDDAKRTARESLDRLGVDSVDMLYVHWPTSAYDPEGTLRAMDELRDEGVCEHVCLSNFTPDLLAEARERLDAPVAAHQVECHPRLRQEELRADAREHGYPLVCYSPLGQGELLDDPTLSEIAGKHSSPTAAVCLAWAFQQDALVPIPKGTGEHVRANYGALNLTLDAEDLDRIAGLEERRFVDPDSAPWN
- a CDS encoding right-handed parallel beta-helix repeat-containing protein; the protein is MRDGDGPRPGALALALLLASVLAGGTWLLVDGSPAAPAAPSLGGDSAAGDGGATAVDSCTVIADPGRYVLTADLVDGEASTCIRIRSDDVVLVGGGHRVDGVGTFGTAGVVVRADGGGTLSNVTVRNVTVTGWDDGIRYVGVANGSVAGTVTADNRVGLSLLNAREVRVADNVARDNRLRGISLLESSANNTLANNTATGNGLFGVHLVEGGARNNTLSNTTATGNEFGVVLIGAHENVVTGTDATGNRMAGVWLSAADGNRVVDNAVSNRFYGIFLADLSSGNVVSGNVADGNAVGVRLRSSDENRVTDNVIRSSSDTAVLLISSDDNVVAGNVGSDNARGVSVVRSSGNRVANNSLTG
- a CDS encoding DUF998 domain-containing protein; protein product: MATRSRSRPAAVVGAAAAVGTVLAILAAALVAPWFSWRADALSDLGVAPGTAPPFNGGLLLGGAFALPYAWALWRAGEGAGRIPAATFALSVVAMAGVGAFPAGGPLHFPAALAFYLLATATMAVDGLGRLTTTGGRAALVAAGLHLLVWAAWIARIRPGPGLALPELAGALLFVAWVVAGSPVAPLGPAGVRRVAR